The following are encoded together in the Lactuca sativa cultivar Salinas chromosome 1, Lsat_Salinas_v11, whole genome shotgun sequence genome:
- the LOC111908306 gene encoding uncharacterized protein LOC111908306 isoform X3, which produces MMKSAGHALLSSFTPPYIFPKNNYRRFPPNLLCGTSSSKSRKLYAYQQNHHSHPKSSMVVEQYLPPWFSVAPMMEWTDNHYRTMARLVTKHAWLYTEMLAAETIVYQEKNLDRFLAFSPEQHPIVLQIGGNNLENLAKATRLANRYGYDEINLNCGCPSPKVAGHGCFGVRLMLDPKFVAEAMCVIAANTDAPVSVKCRIGVDDHDSYEQLCDFIYKVSSQSPTRHFIIHSRKALLNGISPADNRKIPPLKYEYFYALLRDFPDLRFTINGGINSIDEVRAAQQEGAHGVMVGRAAYHNSWSMLGNVDTEIYGAPPSGVTRRQVLEKYQVYADSVIGMYGNSKPSLRDLVKPLYGLFWGEPGNGVWKRNADSAFHQCKTFKSLMEETIMAIPDSVLDSPIVASSSTTRVDKFLDSKNFLPLPYTPKEQEQEQELLYA; this is translated from the exons ATGATGAAGTCTGCTGGACATGCTTTGCTTTCTTCTTTTACACCTCCTTATATTTTCCCCAAAAATAACTATCGCAGATTCCCTCCAAATTTACTTTGTGGAACTTCATCTTCTAAATCAAGGAAGTTATACGCATACCAACAAAACCATCATTCACATCCCAAATCTTCAATGGTTGTGGAACAGTATTTACCTCCTTGGTTCAG TGTTGCCCCAATGATGGAATGGACAGATAATCATTATAGAACTATGGCCCGCCTTGTAACTAAACATGCATGGCTGTATACAGAAATGCTTGCTGCAGAAACAATTGTTTATCAGGAGAAGAATTTG GACAGATTTCTAGCTTTTTCTCCAGAACAACATCCGATTGTACTTCAAATTGGTGGAAACAACTTGGAAAATCTTGCAAAAGCAACTCGACTAGCAAACAGATATGGCTATGATGAAATTAACTTAAA TTGTGGATGCCCTAGTCCAAAGGTAGCAGGACATGGTTGTTTTGGTGTGCGTCTTATGCTTGATCCAAAG TTTGTTGCTGAGGCTATGTGTGTGATTGCTGCTAATACGGATGCTCCAGTTAGTGTTAAATGTCGTATTGGTGTTGATGATCATGATTCATATGAACAACTCT GTGATTTTATATATAAAGTTTCTTCTCAATCGCCAACTAGACATTTCATAATACATTCAAGAAAGGCATTACTTAATGGAATTAGCCCTGCTGATAATCGCAAAATTCCTCCTTTGAA ATATGAGTACTTCTATGCCCTCCTTCGCGACTTTCCAGACCTCCGATTTACAATTAATGGAGGCATAAATAGCATCGATGAG GTACGCGCAGCACAACAAGAAGGAGCTCATGGTGTTATGGTTGGTCGTGCTGCCTATCACAA TTCATGGTCCATGTTAGGGAATGTTGACACTGAAATATATGGGGCCCCACCTAGTGGTGTCACTCGTCGTCAG GTGTTGGAGAAGTACCAGGTGTATGCAGATTCAGTCATAGGAATGTATGGAAATAGTAAACCAAGTCTCCGTGATTTGGTtaag CCTTTATATGGACTATTTTGGGGGGAGCCAGGAAACGGTGTGTGGAAGCGCAATGCGGATTCTGCTTTCCATCAATGCAAG ACATTCAAATCTCTGATGGAGGAGACTATAATGGCAATTCCTGATTCAGTATTGGATTCACCCATTGTTGCTTCATCATCTACAACTCGTGTAGATAAATTTCTTGATTCCAAGAATTTCCTACCATTGCCTTATACGCCTAaggaacaagaacaagaacaagagtTGTTGTATGCTTAG
- the LOC111908306 gene encoding uncharacterized protein LOC111908306 isoform X1 has protein sequence MRGSSCNYKKIRFKFTSAFEVTFAANRSLRRGLNSTTDLLHVHERGMMKSAGHALLSSFTPPYIFPKNNYRRFPPNLLCGTSSSKSRKLYAYQQNHHSHPKSSMVVEQYLPPWFSVAPMMEWTDNHYRTMARLVTKHAWLYTEMLAAETIVYQEKNLDRFLAFSPEQHPIVLQIGGNNLENLAKATRLANRYGYDEINLNCGCPSPKVAGHGCFGVRLMLDPKFVAEAMCVIAANTDAPVSVKCRIGVDDHDSYEQLCDFIYKVSSQSPTRHFIIHSRKALLNGISPADNRKIPPLKYEYFYALLRDFPDLRFTINGGINSIDEVRAAQQEGAHGVMVGRAAYHNSWSMLGNVDTEIYGAPPSGVTRRQVLEKYQVYADSVIGMYGNSKPSLRDLVKPLYGLFWGEPGNGVWKRNADSAFHQCKTFKSLMEETIMAIPDSVLDSPIVASSSTTRVDKFLDSKNFLPLPYTPKEQEQEQELLYA, from the exons ATGAGGGGGTCCAGCTGCAATTATAAGAAAATCCGCTTTAAATTTACATCCGCCTTCGAAGTGACTTTTGCGGCCAACCGTTCTCTCCGTCGAGGGCTCAATTCAACCACAGATTTGCTCCAC GTTCATGAAAGAGGGATGATGAAGTCTGCTGGACATGCTTTGCTTTCTTCTTTTACACCTCCTTATATTTTCCCCAAAAATAACTATCGCAGATTCCCTCCAAATTTACTTTGTGGAACTTCATCTTCTAAATCAAGGAAGTTATACGCATACCAACAAAACCATCATTCACATCCCAAATCTTCAATGGTTGTGGAACAGTATTTACCTCCTTGGTTCAG TGTTGCCCCAATGATGGAATGGACAGATAATCATTATAGAACTATGGCCCGCCTTGTAACTAAACATGCATGGCTGTATACAGAAATGCTTGCTGCAGAAACAATTGTTTATCAGGAGAAGAATTTG GACAGATTTCTAGCTTTTTCTCCAGAACAACATCCGATTGTACTTCAAATTGGTGGAAACAACTTGGAAAATCTTGCAAAAGCAACTCGACTAGCAAACAGATATGGCTATGATGAAATTAACTTAAA TTGTGGATGCCCTAGTCCAAAGGTAGCAGGACATGGTTGTTTTGGTGTGCGTCTTATGCTTGATCCAAAG TTTGTTGCTGAGGCTATGTGTGTGATTGCTGCTAATACGGATGCTCCAGTTAGTGTTAAATGTCGTATTGGTGTTGATGATCATGATTCATATGAACAACTCT GTGATTTTATATATAAAGTTTCTTCTCAATCGCCAACTAGACATTTCATAATACATTCAAGAAAGGCATTACTTAATGGAATTAGCCCTGCTGATAATCGCAAAATTCCTCCTTTGAA ATATGAGTACTTCTATGCCCTCCTTCGCGACTTTCCAGACCTCCGATTTACAATTAATGGAGGCATAAATAGCATCGATGAG GTACGCGCAGCACAACAAGAAGGAGCTCATGGTGTTATGGTTGGTCGTGCTGCCTATCACAA TTCATGGTCCATGTTAGGGAATGTTGACACTGAAATATATGGGGCCCCACCTAGTGGTGTCACTCGTCGTCAG GTGTTGGAGAAGTACCAGGTGTATGCAGATTCAGTCATAGGAATGTATGGAAATAGTAAACCAAGTCTCCGTGATTTGGTtaag CCTTTATATGGACTATTTTGGGGGGAGCCAGGAAACGGTGTGTGGAAGCGCAATGCGGATTCTGCTTTCCATCAATGCAAG ACATTCAAATCTCTGATGGAGGAGACTATAATGGCAATTCCTGATTCAGTATTGGATTCACCCATTGTTGCTTCATCATCTACAACTCGTGTAGATAAATTTCTTGATTCCAAGAATTTCCTACCATTGCCTTATACGCCTAaggaacaagaacaagaacaagagtTGTTGTATGCTTAG
- the LOC111908306 gene encoding uncharacterized protein LOC111908306 isoform X2, producing MRVHERGMMKSAGHALLSSFTPPYIFPKNNYRRFPPNLLCGTSSSKSRKLYAYQQNHHSHPKSSMVVEQYLPPWFSVAPMMEWTDNHYRTMARLVTKHAWLYTEMLAAETIVYQEKNLDRFLAFSPEQHPIVLQIGGNNLENLAKATRLANRYGYDEINLNCGCPSPKVAGHGCFGVRLMLDPKFVAEAMCVIAANTDAPVSVKCRIGVDDHDSYEQLCDFIYKVSSQSPTRHFIIHSRKALLNGISPADNRKIPPLKYEYFYALLRDFPDLRFTINGGINSIDEVRAAQQEGAHGVMVGRAAYHNSWSMLGNVDTEIYGAPPSGVTRRQVLEKYQVYADSVIGMYGNSKPSLRDLVKPLYGLFWGEPGNGVWKRNADSAFHQCKTFKSLMEETIMAIPDSVLDSPIVASSSTTRVDKFLDSKNFLPLPYTPKEQEQEQELLYA from the exons ATGAGG GTTCATGAAAGAGGGATGATGAAGTCTGCTGGACATGCTTTGCTTTCTTCTTTTACACCTCCTTATATTTTCCCCAAAAATAACTATCGCAGATTCCCTCCAAATTTACTTTGTGGAACTTCATCTTCTAAATCAAGGAAGTTATACGCATACCAACAAAACCATCATTCACATCCCAAATCTTCAATGGTTGTGGAACAGTATTTACCTCCTTGGTTCAG TGTTGCCCCAATGATGGAATGGACAGATAATCATTATAGAACTATGGCCCGCCTTGTAACTAAACATGCATGGCTGTATACAGAAATGCTTGCTGCAGAAACAATTGTTTATCAGGAGAAGAATTTG GACAGATTTCTAGCTTTTTCTCCAGAACAACATCCGATTGTACTTCAAATTGGTGGAAACAACTTGGAAAATCTTGCAAAAGCAACTCGACTAGCAAACAGATATGGCTATGATGAAATTAACTTAAA TTGTGGATGCCCTAGTCCAAAGGTAGCAGGACATGGTTGTTTTGGTGTGCGTCTTATGCTTGATCCAAAG TTTGTTGCTGAGGCTATGTGTGTGATTGCTGCTAATACGGATGCTCCAGTTAGTGTTAAATGTCGTATTGGTGTTGATGATCATGATTCATATGAACAACTCT GTGATTTTATATATAAAGTTTCTTCTCAATCGCCAACTAGACATTTCATAATACATTCAAGAAAGGCATTACTTAATGGAATTAGCCCTGCTGATAATCGCAAAATTCCTCCTTTGAA ATATGAGTACTTCTATGCCCTCCTTCGCGACTTTCCAGACCTCCGATTTACAATTAATGGAGGCATAAATAGCATCGATGAG GTACGCGCAGCACAACAAGAAGGAGCTCATGGTGTTATGGTTGGTCGTGCTGCCTATCACAA TTCATGGTCCATGTTAGGGAATGTTGACACTGAAATATATGGGGCCCCACCTAGTGGTGTCACTCGTCGTCAG GTGTTGGAGAAGTACCAGGTGTATGCAGATTCAGTCATAGGAATGTATGGAAATAGTAAACCAAGTCTCCGTGATTTGGTtaag CCTTTATATGGACTATTTTGGGGGGAGCCAGGAAACGGTGTGTGGAAGCGCAATGCGGATTCTGCTTTCCATCAATGCAAG ACATTCAAATCTCTGATGGAGGAGACTATAATGGCAATTCCTGATTCAGTATTGGATTCACCCATTGTTGCTTCATCATCTACAACTCGTGTAGATAAATTTCTTGATTCCAAGAATTTCCTACCATTGCCTTATACGCCTAaggaacaagaacaagaacaagagtTGTTGTATGCTTAG
- the LOC111908306 gene encoding uncharacterized protein LOC111908306 isoform X4, producing the protein MVVEQYLPPWFSVAPMMEWTDNHYRTMARLVTKHAWLYTEMLAAETIVYQEKNLDRFLAFSPEQHPIVLQIGGNNLENLAKATRLANRYGYDEINLNCGCPSPKVAGHGCFGVRLMLDPKFVAEAMCVIAANTDAPVSVKCRIGVDDHDSYEQLCDFIYKVSSQSPTRHFIIHSRKALLNGISPADNRKIPPLKYEYFYALLRDFPDLRFTINGGINSIDEVRAAQQEGAHGVMVGRAAYHNSWSMLGNVDTEIYGAPPSGVTRRQVLEKYQVYADSVIGMYGNSKPSLRDLVKPLYGLFWGEPGNGVWKRNADSAFHQCKTFKSLMEETIMAIPDSVLDSPIVASSSTTRVDKFLDSKNFLPLPYTPKEQEQEQELLYA; encoded by the exons ATGGTTGTGGAACAGTATTTACCTCCTTGGTTCAG TGTTGCCCCAATGATGGAATGGACAGATAATCATTATAGAACTATGGCCCGCCTTGTAACTAAACATGCATGGCTGTATACAGAAATGCTTGCTGCAGAAACAATTGTTTATCAGGAGAAGAATTTG GACAGATTTCTAGCTTTTTCTCCAGAACAACATCCGATTGTACTTCAAATTGGTGGAAACAACTTGGAAAATCTTGCAAAAGCAACTCGACTAGCAAACAGATATGGCTATGATGAAATTAACTTAAA TTGTGGATGCCCTAGTCCAAAGGTAGCAGGACATGGTTGTTTTGGTGTGCGTCTTATGCTTGATCCAAAG TTTGTTGCTGAGGCTATGTGTGTGATTGCTGCTAATACGGATGCTCCAGTTAGTGTTAAATGTCGTATTGGTGTTGATGATCATGATTCATATGAACAACTCT GTGATTTTATATATAAAGTTTCTTCTCAATCGCCAACTAGACATTTCATAATACATTCAAGAAAGGCATTACTTAATGGAATTAGCCCTGCTGATAATCGCAAAATTCCTCCTTTGAA ATATGAGTACTTCTATGCCCTCCTTCGCGACTTTCCAGACCTCCGATTTACAATTAATGGAGGCATAAATAGCATCGATGAG GTACGCGCAGCACAACAAGAAGGAGCTCATGGTGTTATGGTTGGTCGTGCTGCCTATCACAA TTCATGGTCCATGTTAGGGAATGTTGACACTGAAATATATGGGGCCCCACCTAGTGGTGTCACTCGTCGTCAG GTGTTGGAGAAGTACCAGGTGTATGCAGATTCAGTCATAGGAATGTATGGAAATAGTAAACCAAGTCTCCGTGATTTGGTtaag CCTTTATATGGACTATTTTGGGGGGAGCCAGGAAACGGTGTGTGGAAGCGCAATGCGGATTCTGCTTTCCATCAATGCAAG ACATTCAAATCTCTGATGGAGGAGACTATAATGGCAATTCCTGATTCAGTATTGGATTCACCCATTGTTGCTTCATCATCTACAACTCGTGTAGATAAATTTCTTGATTCCAAGAATTTCCTACCATTGCCTTATACGCCTAaggaacaagaacaagaacaagagtTGTTGTATGCTTAG